A section of the Synergistaceae bacterium genome encodes:
- a CDS encoding sodium:alanine symporter family protein produces METVMILNEVIHKYVWGGPMLVLLVGTGVYLTFLLRVPQFRYFGAVWREIFGKREREKGSGISSFGAMATAVAATVGTGNIAGVATALHLGGPGALVWMLISALFGMCTKFGEVALAVHFRKKDENGHWRGGTMYILEHGAGQKWLAVLFAICAFLASFGIGAAVQANSTAEGLQMGFGLDPLWSGIGLAFLTGLVIVGGIRSLATVTTYLVPFMALFYIAGASIVLVRNAAMIPAGIAWAVRSAFGDPAAVPGALAGWTVMEAVRKGVARGVFSNEAGLGSAPMAHAAADVDHPVRQGLYGIFEVFMDTFVLCSMTALVILTTGTLSADGAGLTGSALSLYAFEIGLGSMGKVILSIGLSLFAFTTILGWYWYAETAATYLLGTWFTPVMKILWIVLILLGASGSRILGTDAEAFLASLWNLADTLNGLMAIPNLIGLLLLSGVLRKLVAEFDARRKTGEIEL; encoded by the coding sequence ATGGAAACGGTCATGATCCTCAATGAGGTCATTCACAAATACGTCTGGGGAGGGCCCATGCTGGTTCTCCTCGTGGGGACGGGCGTTTATCTCACGTTCCTGCTGAGGGTTCCGCAGTTCCGCTATTTCGGGGCGGTCTGGAGGGAAATTTTCGGCAAAAGGGAAAGGGAAAAAGGCTCCGGCATCTCCTCCTTCGGGGCGATGGCCACGGCGGTGGCGGCCACGGTGGGGACGGGCAACATCGCGGGGGTCGCCACGGCCCTGCACCTGGGCGGCCCGGGGGCGCTGGTGTGGATGCTGATTTCCGCCCTTTTCGGCATGTGCACCAAATTTGGAGAAGTCGCGCTGGCCGTTCACTTCCGGAAAAAAGACGAAAACGGTCACTGGCGGGGGGGCACCATGTACATTCTGGAGCACGGAGCGGGGCAGAAGTGGCTGGCCGTCCTCTTTGCGATATGCGCCTTTCTGGCCTCCTTCGGCATCGGCGCGGCGGTGCAGGCGAACTCCACGGCGGAGGGGCTTCAAATGGGTTTCGGCCTGGATCCCCTCTGGAGCGGAATCGGTCTGGCCTTCCTCACGGGGCTGGTCATCGTCGGCGGAATCCGGAGCCTCGCCACCGTGACCACGTATCTGGTTCCCTTCATGGCGCTCTTTTATATTGCGGGGGCCTCCATCGTTCTGGTTCGAAACGCCGCCATGATCCCCGCCGGCATCGCCTGGGCGGTTCGAAGCGCCTTCGGAGATCCCGCCGCCGTGCCCGGCGCTCTGGCGGGCTGGACGGTTATGGAGGCCGTCCGGAAAGGGGTCGCCCGGGGAGTCTTTTCCAACGAGGCCGGATTGGGCTCCGCTCCCATGGCCCACGCGGCGGCGGACGTGGATCACCCCGTTCGTCAGGGGCTTTACGGCATCTTCGAGGTCTTTATGGACACATTCGTCCTCTGCTCCATGACGGCCCTCGTCATTCTCACCACGGGGACTTTGTCCGCAGACGGCGCCGGACTGACGGGGTCGGCCCTTTCGCTTTACGCCTTCGAAATCGGGCTGGGATCCATGGGAAAGGTGATTCTGTCCATCGGGCTCAGTCTTTTCGCCTTCACCACCATCCTGGGCTGGTACTGGTATGCGGAGACGGCGGCCACCTACCTGCTGGGGACGTGGTTCACCCCCGTCATGAAAATACTCTGGATCGTCCTGATCCTGCTGGGGGCCTCCGGAAGCCGGATTCTGGGGACGGACGCCGAGGCATTCCTCGCGTCTCTATGGAATCTGGCGGACACCC